The Kiloniellales bacterium genome contains the following window.
ACCTCAAGGACGCTCTCTACAAGGAGGTCCAGTTCGCCCTCCGACAGGCGATCGGCACGCGGACGCTGGAGGAGGTCTTGAGCGACAAGCTCGAGATCAACGAGGCGCTCTCGGGCCGGCTCGTGCCCAAGCTGGCCGAGTCCGGACTGGAGGTCTCTTCGGTGGGGATCAAGGACATCATCCTGCCCGGCGAAGTCCGGGAGCTGATGAACCGGGTGATCGAAGCCGAGAAGACCGCCCAGGCCAACGTGATCAAGCGCCGGGAGGAGACGGCGGCGACGCGGTCCCTCCTCAACACCGCGAAGCTGATGGAGGACAACCCGCTCCTCCTGCGGCTGAAGGAGTTGGAGGCGCTCGAGAAGGTCTCGGAGAAGGTCGGCAACGTCATCGTCGGCAACGGCCTCGACGGCGTTCTGACCGATCTGGTCCGGATCGATCCCAAGGGCCCCAAGCGGTCCCAAGGGTGAGGTGCGGCCGTGACCGACAATCCGTCAC
Protein-coding sequences here:
- a CDS encoding slipin family protein, which translates into the protein LKDALYKEVQFALRQAIGTRTLEEVLSDKLEINEALSGRLVPKLAESGLEVSSVGIKDIILPGEVRELMNRVIEAEKTAQANVIKRREETAATRSLLNTAKLMEDNPLLLRLKELEALEKVSEKVGNVIVGNGLDGVLTDLVRIDPKGPKRSQG